In Bacteriovorax stolpii, a single genomic region encodes these proteins:
- a CDS encoding TetR/AcrR family transcriptional regulator translates to MNAIMKKTKENGRDRLIASALKLFSEKSFHAVSVREICDDAHANPSLISFHFGGKDSLLEVIFEEELLSSSFQDMVNILTTPTSIIDMEVKLSLYLQSYVNFYLENKEVVSIYLEELEKGHDLARRILSQTYGKIWDRLHLFIQEAQSQNFIKPDWDSKIVCFQIISPFFCLIRSRSTNLRRAECTLDDGEFTKKLIKQIVCSIKE, encoded by the coding sequence ATGAACGCAATAATGAAAAAAACAAAAGAAAATGGACGCGATCGTTTGATCGCGTCTGCTCTTAAGCTTTTTTCGGAAAAAAGTTTTCATGCTGTGTCTGTCCGCGAAATCTGTGATGATGCCCATGCTAACCCCAGCTTGATTTCTTTTCACTTTGGTGGAAAGGATTCTCTCCTGGAAGTGATTTTTGAAGAAGAGCTCTTGAGTTCAAGTTTTCAGGACATGGTGAATATCCTGACGACTCCTACATCTATCATTGATATGGAAGTAAAGCTGAGTTTGTATCTGCAGTCTTATGTTAACTTCTATCTTGAGAATAAAGAAGTCGTAAGCATTTATCTGGAAGAGCTGGAAAAAGGTCATGACCTTGCCAGAAGAATTCTTTCACAAACCTATGGAAAAATTTGGGACCGTCTACATCTTTTTATCCAAGAGGCCCAGTCCCAAAATTTTATTAAACCCGACTGGGATTCGAAAATTGTCTGTTTTCAAATCATCAGCCCATTCTTTTGTCTAATCAGGAGCAGAAGCACTAATCTACGCCGTGCTGAGTGCACACTGGATGACGGAGAATTCACCAAAAAACTAATCAAGCAAATCGTTTGTTCCATTAAGGAGTAA
- a CDS encoding glutathione peroxidase, which yields MKGDIYQFELNNQDHEKFSLEEYRGKTFMIVNVTSDCTMTYQDKKLEKLYQKYKDQGLHILAIPSSNFNTVSGQNLKHYSFPVAEEVSVRGKNQHPLYDYLTHEAPEAVEQFYSIAKKAFIAQKMDEGMVTDVLWNYEKFLIGKDGEIIQRFSSEIEPDDSRIARAIEGQILF from the coding sequence ATGAAAGGGGATATCTACCAATTCGAATTAAATAACCAGGACCATGAGAAGTTTTCTCTCGAAGAATACCGAGGAAAAACTTTTATGATCGTTAACGTCACCAGCGATTGCACGATGACTTATCAGGATAAGAAGCTGGAGAAGCTCTATCAAAAATATAAAGACCAAGGTCTGCATATCCTGGCGATTCCAAGTTCAAACTTCAACACAGTGAGTGGTCAAAACTTAAAACATTACAGTTTTCCCGTGGCCGAAGAAGTTTCAGTGCGCGGAAAAAACCAACACCCATTATACGATTACCTAACTCATGAAGCGCCGGAAGCGGTAGAGCAGTTCTATAGCATCGCTAAGAAAGCTTTCATTGCACAAAAAATGGATGAGGGCATGGTTACAGACGTGTTATGGAATTACGAAAAGTTTCTCATTGGTAAAGATGGTGAAATTATTCAGCGTTTTTCTTCGGAGATTGAGCCGGATGACTCGCGCATTGCCCGTGCAATCGAAGGCCAGATTCTCTTTTAA